Proteins from a genomic interval of Alteromonas macleodii ATCC 27126:
- a CDS encoding YcjX family protein, with protein sequence MQKNIATLFDKTRAMASLTGDKLSSVFNKETHRFTITGLSRSGKSMLFTSLITMLKSRSEEGYACLPLLRYLPPSQVLDMRIEPIEGYKPFPHIQNIADLENGQWPKATEEAFGFKLVVRLKETASLKRHVLPHSDVVFEFIDYPGEWVTDIPMLSKTYAHWSDSAWAQLSSGPQQYFANQWKAFVNQFDFEQEPTEQRIQLLVNAYRDYLVDAKANGISLLQPGSFLLESSDFDWQAFGFTPLPSSITSDVSHPWFKIFDKHFAKFQSGWLTPLKQSIFKETDKQIILVDLFEGLNHSRQHLYQLKETLSHLADTFVYGQSTWFSRNVLKKEQIGRVAFVATKSDLVPVSQRANLLNLLTQITEGARARFDGKPIQFEHFLVSSMQVTDEGSNDDAIRYKDTDGRYVESTFEPIPSTLKEMEEGSHFPVPDVSVPSDFKARILAGKGVDRLLQFLLGKGE encoded by the coding sequence ATGCAAAAAAATATCGCTACGCTTTTTGACAAAACTCGGGCAATGGCGTCGCTAACTGGCGACAAACTTAGCAGTGTGTTTAACAAAGAAACTCACAGATTCACCATTACCGGGCTAAGTCGAAGCGGTAAATCTATGCTGTTCACCAGCCTTATCACTATGCTGAAAAGCCGTAGTGAAGAGGGCTATGCGTGTTTGCCTTTGCTACGTTATTTGCCGCCATCCCAAGTGCTTGATATGCGCATAGAGCCCATTGAAGGCTACAAACCGTTCCCGCATATACAGAACATTGCTGATCTTGAAAACGGCCAATGGCCTAAAGCCACCGAAGAAGCATTCGGTTTTAAGCTGGTGGTGCGTTTAAAAGAAACCGCCTCATTGAAGCGTCATGTACTGCCTCATAGCGATGTGGTGTTTGAGTTTATCGATTACCCTGGAGAATGGGTGACCGACATTCCCATGCTAAGTAAAACCTATGCTCATTGGTCAGACTCTGCGTGGGCTCAGCTTAGCAGTGGGCCGCAGCAGTATTTTGCCAACCAGTGGAAAGCGTTTGTTAATCAGTTTGATTTTGAGCAAGAGCCAACCGAACAACGTATTCAGCTGCTGGTTAATGCCTATCGCGATTATTTAGTAGACGCGAAGGCCAACGGCATATCTCTTCTTCAACCGGGCAGTTTTTTATTGGAATCGAGCGACTTCGATTGGCAGGCCTTTGGTTTTACGCCGCTTCCGTCTAGCATCACCAGCGATGTATCACATCCTTGGTTTAAAATATTCGACAAGCACTTTGCTAAATTCCAAAGTGGGTGGTTAACGCCGCTGAAGCAGTCCATTTTCAAAGAAACCGACAAGCAAATTATTCTTGTCGATTTGTTTGAAGGGCTTAACCACAGCAGACAGCATTTGTATCAGTTAAAGGAAACTCTTAGTCATCTGGCCGACACCTTTGTGTACGGGCAAAGCACGTGGTTTTCACGCAATGTGCTGAAAAAAGAACAAATAGGCAGAGTGGCGTTTGTGGCCACTAAGTCTGATTTAGTGCCTGTAAGTCAGCGCGCTAACTTACTTAATTTACTTACCCAGATAACCGAAGGCGCGAGAGCACGGTTTGACGGTAAACCCATACAATTCGAGCATTTTTTAGTGTCTAGCATGCAAGTAACCGACGAAGGTAGTAATGATGATGCTATTCGTTATAAAGACACTGATGGCCGCTATGTAGAGTCTACGTTCGAACCTATTCCCAGCACTCTGAAAGAGATGGAAGAGGGTAGCCACTTTCCAGTACCTGATGTGAGTGTACCTAGCGATTTTAAGGCGCGTATTTTAGCGGGTAAGGGCGTAGATAGATTGCTTCAGTTTTTACTGGGCAAAGGAGAGTAA
- a CDS encoding YcjF family protein, translating into MSDKPYTFDESPEETSQSTLRSDAIYGGVGEEEQHNAVTGYGKPNNDHERDAVTKPQYKTKVKTQTLDIAQPETKLPQQVTEDVWEVDTKKGGLSLGAATLGFGVVSLIGFFVFEAYTTLAANVSEHPIGTGVLGALLVAFVSCFSFLSFKEWRGYKQVNTAMEDASVIRDLLASNGTEPSAQKESSAKQNPSAGIEASPQKIDRVLSQHGKRFSRGSYAAHCFDRYKQQLQDDMSGPERLGLYEDTVLKPVQEKAHKVLNKESVTAGSLAFISPNNLIQTFAVVWISFRTIRRMARVYGLRPSTAGNWKLLKVLAQNIAAQGVFDLATDEVANQIGGSLSAKFMENSAEAIAAGALNARLGRALIKLLK; encoded by the coding sequence ATGAGCGATAAACCTTATACATTTGACGAAAGCCCAGAAGAAACAAGCCAGTCTACGCTTAGAAGCGATGCAATTTACGGCGGTGTCGGTGAGGAAGAGCAGCATAATGCGGTGACTGGTTATGGTAAACCTAATAATGACCATGAAAGGGATGCGGTAACAAAACCGCAGTACAAAACCAAAGTTAAAACACAAACCTTAGACATAGCGCAGCCTGAAACCAAACTTCCGCAACAAGTTACTGAGGATGTATGGGAAGTGGATACAAAAAAAGGTGGCCTGTCGTTAGGTGCGGCAACATTAGGGTTTGGCGTGGTTTCATTAATTGGGTTTTTCGTATTTGAAGCTTATACCACCCTTGCGGCAAACGTTTCCGAGCACCCCATCGGTACAGGTGTACTAGGCGCGCTATTAGTTGCGTTTGTTAGCTGCTTTAGCTTTTTGAGTTTTAAAGAGTGGAGAGGCTACAAGCAAGTAAATACGGCGATGGAAGATGCAAGCGTTATCCGAGATTTGCTGGCTAGTAATGGGACAGAGCCTTCAGCGCAGAAAGAGAGTTCAGCGAAACAAAATCCATCAGCGGGAATAGAAGCATCGCCACAGAAAATTGATCGCGTGCTAAGCCAGCACGGCAAACGCTTTTCGCGAGGGTCTTACGCGGCGCATTGTTTCGACCGTTATAAGCAGCAGCTTCAAGACGATATGTCAGGCCCAGAACGATTAGGCCTGTACGAAGACACGGTACTAAAACCTGTTCAGGAAAAGGCGCACAAGGTGCTGAATAAAGAGTCGGTGACCGCCGGAAGCCTTGCTTTTATAAGCCCCAATAATCTTATTCAAACTTTTGCTGTGGTATGGATTAGCTTTCGTACCATTCGTCGAATGGCCCGCGTGTATGGGCTAAGGCCAAGTACAGCAGGCAACTGGAAGTTGCTTAAAGTGTTGGCGCAAAACATTGCGGCGCAAGGCGTGTTTGACTTAGCTACCGACGAAGTTGCCAATCAAATTGGTGGCAGCTTGTCGGCGAAGTTTATGGAAAATTCTGCTGAAGCGATTGCTGCAGGTGCGCTCAACGCCCGTTTAGGGCGAGCGTTGATCAAGTTACTTAAATAG